The Fibrobacter sp. UWEL genome includes the window AAGCTGGCGGCGTAGCAGAAATACTGGCGGATGGAATCTACGGGAAAAAGGAGGCCGAAGAGCCCCGCCTGCATTCCCATGGAAATGGCGGGAACCACCACGATGTTTCCGAGCCAGGCTAGGGGTGACAAGGTCTTGAAATGATGGATGAGAAAGGGGGCTGTAGATAGGGTGGCGCACAAGGTGACGTAAGTAGGTTCCAGGATGAATTCCTGAAATTTCTTCCAGAGTTTGTTGCGCTTGAATTTGGAGGGAAGATTTTTTAAGGGGTTTAGAGGCCCGCTGATGAGGATGCCTGCGGTGGCTGCAACTGAAAGCTGAAATCCGGGATTCCAGATGATGTAAGGTTCCGGAAGAATCAGGATGATTAACGCCACACCTAGGCTGTTTAGGGTGTTTGAAGTTCGCTGGAAGATGGAACCAATTTGGGGTACGGCGAACATGATGACCGCACGACGGACTGCAGGGGAGCCTCCTGTGACGGGGATGTACACCAGCAGGAGAAGTACTGCAAGAATTCGCACCATGCGGTGAGGCAATCGGGTGGCCTTCAGGAATATCATGAGGATTCCTGCCAGAAGGACCACATGGAACCCGCTGATGGCCAGAACGTGGACCAGTCCCGAGCGCTGGAAGTCACTACGCAAGGCGTCTGGAATTCCAGAGCGGTCTCCTGCTAATAACCCCAGGAGAAGTCCTGTTTCGGAGTCGTCCAGATATTTGCTGAAGCGGGACTTGATCCACTGGCGAAAAGCGTAGAAACTTCTTTCGGGAACCCAACGGAATCCGTGGACGGTCCAGTGTTTGAATTTACCGTAGGCGGCCAAGTGCTGGGAATGGAGCCATCCTGCGGTGTTGAAACCGCCTGGTACTGTAGGGGGCGTTACTGGATACCAACTGGCTTCATAGCAGATGGAGTCTCCCGGCTGGGGAATGAGGGGCAAGTTCCGCTTTTCCGTGAGGCGGACTCGATAGGTTTTTGTAACGGAATCCTCCGGAATGTTCACCAGGATGGCGTATCCGTTGGTTCTTGGCTGCGTTGCCTCGACCGTCCCGCAGGCCTCCACGGGAATTCGTGGCGTGGTGTCCTCTACGTTTGAAAAAAACTCTTGGGAGAGTATCCCTGCCGTCATAGTTATAAGAATGGCCCATTGGAGTCGTCTGGAAAAGAAGTGAGTAAGGATTGCTATGCTAAGGAGAAGAACTGGTGCGTAGGAGGGCTCCTGGATGCTGGCAATGGTTAGGGCTAGAATTAATGAGGACAAGAGTGCCGGCTTACCCATGAGGGGCTGCATTAAATTTTTTAAATCCGTCTGGATTGGCTTTAGAATTTGTTTTTTCATTCTGGAAAAACCTATATTACGTGCTGATACTCTATACACGTATTTTTGGTTAGGTTTGAATGAAGTTTTTTTGTAAAAAAATCTTGATGATTCCCCAGGTCCTTTTGTTCGCGGCTTCTTTGGCAGTTTTGTTGGCTGGCTGTGCGACAGAAAGTGAAGAATCTGACTTGTTGCCGGATAATCAAGTCGCTTTCTGGATGTTTCCTAATGATGGTGCCCTAAGCGATTCTGTGGATCAGAACTTGACTCATGGAATTATTCTTGAAGTTCATGCCGATGCGGAATACACCTTGTCTTTTGATGCGGATGAAGAAGCGGGTGCGCCCACTTTAAAATTGTATCGTTTAAGGCGAGTCAGTCAGGGTGCCATTCCTTCCAAGGTGCGTTCCCTGAAGGCTTCTCTGGAGAATGGACGTTATGTGTATCGTTTCCTCTGTGAGGAAAAGGACGCTGCTGAATGGGCTACCGTCCTGCAAAAGGATGGCAAGTATTATCAGGGATCCACCAATAATACTCGCTTTACTGGGGATGGCGCCTATTCCGATCATCTTTCCCTGAATCTGGTGCTGGTAGGTAACGTAGAGCAGAAATTGAGTGGCTACACCAAGGAAGACCTTGCTTCTGCTATGCTTGCTCGCTTTAGGCAGTTCTATACAGGGATCGTTATCGATACTCTTTACGTTAATTATGCCGAAAATCATCCTACCAATGGTAAACTGTTTCCCTCTAATGAGCCGTGGATTGCTGGACGTTCCGATGATGATATTATGATGAGTAAGCTTGGCGGTGGATGGAACGGTGCCGATGGCGCCCTGGACTTAGTCTTGGTTCATTATATTGATGAAGTGGGCTTGCTGGGTTATTCTTATCTCTTTAGTGGAAATTTGAAGGGGGGTGAGGGCAGTACTGTTGTGCTGGGAGCCTTCGTGAAAACCAACGCGGGAACCATTGCCAATTCTATGGATGCTATTGTTGAAACGGCTGTTCACGAATCGGGACATTTCCTGGGCTTGCGCCATACCACTGCTACGAAAGCAGATCTTGCTGCTGTTGGGGACTACTCCATGCTAGAAGATGGCCTGTCGGATACTCCGTTCTGTGAAGGCTTGATTAGCAGTGGACTTGTCAAGAAGAAGACCGAAACCGGCTCGGATATGAAAATCCGTTATGGAGGTTGGCGCCTTAGAGGCAGAACTGCTGTTGAGGCCAGAGGTGGCTTTGATATTAACGCTTGCCCGGACGTGGCAAACCTGATGTTCCCTGTGGAAACTGGAGTGGAGTATGAACCTCTAACTCCTATGCAGCAGGATTTGGTCCGCAAGACTTTGATGATTTATCCCCACTAGTTTTTTTGAATTTAGGATTTTCTATGAAGGCATCTAACTTTAGTGAACAGGCTCAGCTGATTGCTTTTGTTTTGCAGAAAGGTTCGGAATGGGACCCGGCTGTGATTGAACTTCTAGAAAAAACCTGGGGCAAGATCCGCCATAAGGGGAAACTTTTTGCGTTTGACAAGACTCCCTATTACCAGCCCGAAATGGGTGATGGACTTTATCGTGGCGTGGTTTCCTTCGAGAAAACTATACCGCCTGAAACCATTGCGGAAGAGAAGGCCCGCAGTAACGCTCTTGAATTGACTACCGCCGACAGCGACAATCCGGACCACCGTCATGTGAATATTGACATTGGCTATATGGATATGGACAAGGTGGTGTTGCCCAGCTATAAACGTGGCCCCTTTAAACTTTATGCGGGAAACGGTGTGTGGCTGGATATGCTTTTGACTTATGCCAAGGGCGTTTTCCATCCGACAGCCTGGGCGTTCGAGGATTTCGTGAGAAATCCTTACCAGCATGATTTGCAGCTGATTCGTGAACGCTATAAAAAAGCGGGCGCTGGTAAGCCCGCAAAATAACAAGGCAAGTATTAAAATTTCGCCTTAAATAAATCCGTAAAGGAAAAATCCCGCGAAAACCAGGGGGGCTACAGCCCACATTCCCTGGAAGTAATGCTTGATGTCCACAGAACTCATGGACATGTGATTGATGACGGAAATCATCAGATACCAGAAGAAAATTTCTGCCCAGATGGAGTAATGACCGTAAAAGATGGCGTTAATCAAAAAATACTGGGCGATCATTCCTGCAAATACAGGGGCGCAGGCTATCATGGTATGCTGAATGGCCTTGAAAGGGGCTGGACCTCGAACGATATAGTCCACATGCCCTAGGGAATCTCCCTTGGTATCCAGGAAACTGATGGCGGTAATCTTTGCTCCCGTAAGAATTCCAAACAGGGCGTGGGCGCTTTCGTGAATGATGGTGCCAGCAATGGTGACGTAGTTGCTGATGAAAAGAGCCGCCTTTAGACCGAAAATCTTTTCCAGCAGGTTGATTTGCAAACGCTGGATTCCGTTCATGATAGCGCCAATGAGCAATAGAGCGATAATCATGATGGCGGTGCAAATGAGGCTTGTGACAGCGGCTCCCTTAGGCCCGTGCCCCATCTGGATAAGACTCAGTATGTTGTAATAGAGTAGACCGATCATTTTTCTAAACCCATTTATAAAAAAATTCTAACTTCTTTTCAATGAAGAAGGCTATTGTCATTATCGCTTTAATTGTGCTTGCAGGATACTTTCTGCATTACTACAAGGGTTATCGTAAATTTGCTGCAGAAGTGGATAGCCACAACAGTCTTGTGACGGAGGCCAATGAATGCCTGGCTGCTTACGACTGGAAATGTGCGGAACGTAGCACGCGGGCTTTGCTGAAGGAAAATCCTACGGATGAAATTCTGCTGACGAACATGGCATGGATCCTCCTGGAACAGGAACGTTACGAAGAATGCCTTGACTATATTGCGGGTCTAAGTATCCAGAATGAAAATCTGAATGATATTAGGCAGAAGGCCGCCCTGCTGAAACAGGAGATGGAAGAACTTCGCCTGGAAAAGTCCTTGCACTTTAGACTTGAATATGATGGCAATCCTTCTCGCACCAACGTGATGGAGGCACTTGCCGTTCTGGAAGTGGCTTACGATTCCTTGAGTACCTTATTTGACTTTGAATTGGAAAATAAGATTGGCCTTGTGCTGTACCAGGCTTCTAGTCATACTGGCATTGGTCCTCGTCCGGACTGGGTGGGGGCAATCTTTGACGGAAAGCTTCGCGTTCCTGAAAACGTCATGGAGTATTCCGGGGTTTACAGGCCCATGCTGTTCCATGAACTGACCCACTGCTTTCTGCGAGGCATGACCCATGTGAAGATTCCCTTCTGGCTCAATGAAGGTATTGCCCAGGTGGTGGATGCGTCACGTAATGATGTTGAAAAGCCGGAGGGTGCTAAGCCTTCCCTGAAGGATCTGGAAAACGCCTTTGTGGAACAGGACCGTCGTGACGTGGCGGTAAAGCTTTACTGGTATTCCCAGAAGATGGTGGAAGGAATGCTTGCCCGCAATGGCAACTTCGTGCATTTCAGAAAGTTTGTTCAGGACTTGAGAAAACTTGGGACGGATACTGCCCTTAAGCAGTATTATGGCGTAACTGCAGAACAGTTGCTGGATGAGGTAAGGTAATGAAACGTATTGCGATTCTTGCTACGGGTGGAACCATTGCCGGTGTTGGAAATCCAGGTGAAAACCTGGGCTACGTTTCGGGCCAACTTGCGGGAAGCGACCTGGTGGCCGCTGTGCCTGAAATCGCAGATTATGCGGATGTTTATGTGGAACAGTTCTGCAACGTAAATTCCGATGACATGACGGGTGAACTGTGGCTGAAACTGGCGAAACGTATTGATGAAATTGCAGGTGCTGCGGGAAATGTGGGGGAGGATACTGTACCGCCGGTGGATGCCTTTGTCATAACTCACGGTACGGACACCATGGACGAAACCGCTTACTTCCTGAGTTTGACCCTGCGAACGGATAAGCCAGTGATTCTTACAGGATCCATGCGTCCTGCTACAGCAAAGGATCCCGATGGTCCCGCCAATTTGCTGGGGGCGGTGAGAGCTGCCGCCGGATTTGCGGTGGATGACGAAGCCCCTGCGGGAAGTAACGTGTGGGTGTATTTCGGCGGGGAACTGTTTGACGCTAGACGCGTCCAGAAGTGCAGTGCCAGCAAGTTGCAGCCCATGGACGTGGATGATGAAAGTCTCCCGAAGGAGATGCCCTTCTTTGACGTCTCGGATCTTGAAGAACTACCGCGGGTGAATGTGGTTTACTTCGGGGTGGATTCGGACCCGAGAATTCTGGAGTATGCTTCCTCCGTTTCTGACGGTCTTGTGATTGCTGGAGCGGGAGCCGGAGAGTTTAGCCTTCGCTGGGCGGAAGCCTTGTCCCGCGTGGATATTCCCGTGGTGATGAGCACCCGCATTAACCATGGGGTAGTGACGCTTAACCAGAATCTGGCTAAGGCACCCGAGGGAATTGCCCGAGTGGCTTCCGGAACTTTGCCTCCCCAGAAGGCGGCCATCCTGCTACGCCTCGCCCTGACCCAGACGAAAAATCCCACAAAACTCCGAAAGCTTTTTGAAAAGGCATAAAAAGAATCCCACGCCAAGACGTGGGAGCTTCGCTCCCCTTCAAACAAAAAAAGATCCCACCAAACAAGCTTCGCTTGTGATGGTGGGAATCTTTTTTTCGGGGTTCGTCTAAGGCATTCTGATGCCGTCTTCCTCAATGACGATTTTGCCTTCGCGGAACAGGGTGCCCAGAAGTTTCTTGAAGGTCTTCTTGGACATGCCGAATTCCTGACGGATGACTTCAGGATCGCTGTGGTCTCCATAGGGAAGGCTGCCACCAGCTTCTTCCAACTTGCGGAGAATTGCATTGGGGCTGTCGCTCTTCATCAGACCCTTGTAACCTACGGGAGCCAGATTCAAAGTAATCTTCCCGTCGGCGGTAAAGCGCTGGATAAAGCCCGGCATGGTATCGCCGATGTAAATACGTTCCATACCCGGGGTGAGCATGAGGCGGCCGGTATAGCGGTAGTCCACCAGGAAGTCTACGTAATCCTGAGTGACTTCGTAGGCGGCAAGTTCTACTCGCTGGCCTACATGAAGTTCAGAGGTGTCCATGTCCAGGAAGCTCTTGATCTTTTCTGTAGCTACAATGCGGTTGCTCTTGTCATCCACCAGGATGAAAACCACACAGCGGTCGCCGCGCTGGAGTTCGCCCAGCTGCTGCTTGAAGGGGAGGAACAAATCCTTATTCAAGCCCCAGTTCAGGAATGCGCCGAAACGGTTCACGTCCTTCACTTCCAGGACGGCGAATTCACCTACCTGAGCGTAAGGCTGGTTCAAGGTGGCGATAGGACGGTCTTCACTATCGGTGTAGACGAAAACGTCCACCACTTCACCTTCTTCCAGAGTAA containing:
- a CDS encoding DNA internalization-related competence protein ComEC/Rec2 — encoded protein: MTAGILSQEFFSNVEDTTPRIPVEACGTVEATQPRTNGYAILVNIPEDSVTKTYRVRLTEKRNLPLIPQPGDSICYEASWYPVTPPTVPGGFNTAGWLHSQHLAAYGKFKHWTVHGFRWVPERSFYAFRQWIKSRFSKYLDDSETGLLLGLLAGDRSGIPDALRSDFQRSGLVHVLAISGFHVVLLAGILMIFLKATRLPHRMVRILAVLLLLVYIPVTGGSPAVRRAVIMFAVPQIGSIFQRTSNTLNSLGVALIILILPEPYIIWNPGFQLSVAATAGILISGPLNPLKNLPSKFKRNKLWKKFQEFILEPTYVTLCATLSTAPFLIHHFKTLSPLAWLGNIVVVPAISMGMQAGLFGLLFPVDSIRQYFCYAASFFLRLASLLTKLLSSSSQASTTVGPFGPSILLLFGVLIILIPAYRSNPLARKLALGSLLFFSLNFLWVGYQRAATPTWSLTTVDVGQGDSHLITTPSQKHMLIDAGDAPDPTDKFSRSTQDAGKNILVPYLHHIGVSSLDALIITHADKDHFGGALSLIKTFPVKEIWMSNCSRREKKPLWQQVLREAHRRNIPIRNIHRGVLWKENGFQLWTLHPDTSGCTDENTQSITLRAKGLGHSAILTGDLTIAGEKQLLRTDMYLKSDVLKLGHHGSKTSSSKAFLQAVQPKVAIISSGRRNKFRHPHKQVIQRLDSLQIPHLNTAERGTIHITFSEDSLKVDTMLE
- a CDS encoding DUF4416 family protein, yielding MKASNFSEQAQLIAFVLQKGSEWDPAVIELLEKTWGKIRHKGKLFAFDKTPYYQPEMGDGLYRGVVSFEKTIPPETIAEEKARSNALELTTADSDNPDHRHVNIDIGYMDMDKVVLPSYKRGPFKLYAGNGVWLDMLLTYAKGVFHPTAWAFEDFVRNPYQHDLQLIRERYKKAGAGKPAK
- a CDS encoding type IV pilus biogenesis/stability protein PilW, which produces MKKAIVIIALIVLAGYFLHYYKGYRKFAAEVDSHNSLVTEANECLAAYDWKCAERSTRALLKENPTDEILLTNMAWILLEQERYEECLDYIAGLSIQNENLNDIRQKAALLKQEMEELRLEKSLHFRLEYDGNPSRTNVMEALAVLEVAYDSLSTLFDFELENKIGLVLYQASSHTGIGPRPDWVGAIFDGKLRVPENVMEYSGVYRPMLFHELTHCFLRGMTHVKIPFWLNEGIAQVVDASRNDVEKPEGAKPSLKDLENAFVEQDRRDVAVKLYWYSQKMVEGMLARNGNFVHFRKFVQDLRKLGTDTALKQYYGVTAEQLLDEVR
- a CDS encoding asparaginase, with translation MKRIAILATGGTIAGVGNPGENLGYVSGQLAGSDLVAAVPEIADYADVYVEQFCNVNSDDMTGELWLKLAKRIDEIAGAAGNVGEDTVPPVDAFVITHGTDTMDETAYFLSLTLRTDKPVILTGSMRPATAKDPDGPANLLGAVRAAAGFAVDDEAPAGSNVWVYFGGELFDARRVQKCSASKLQPMDVDDESLPKEMPFFDVSDLEELPRVNVVYFGVDSDPRILEYASSVSDGLVIAGAGAGEFSLRWAEALSRVDIPVVMSTRINHGVVTLNQNLAKAPEGIARVASGTLPPQKAAILLRLALTQTKNPTKLRKLFEKA
- a CDS encoding S1 RNA-binding domain-containing protein → MDLGRYNRGRVEEITPQGYYLELESGERVLLPGNKDQFTLEEGEVVDVFVYTDSEDRPIATLNQPYAQVGEFAVLEVKDVNRFGAFLNWGLNKDLFLPFKQQLGELQRGDRCVVFILVDDKSNRIVATEKIKSFLDMDTSELHVGQRVELAAYEVTQDYVDFLVDYRYTGRLMLTPGMERIYIGDTMPGFIQRFTADGKITLNLAPVGYKGLMKSDSPNAILRKLEEAGGSLPYGDHSDPEVIRQEFGMSKKTFKKLLGTLFREGKIVIEEDGIRMP